In Sus scrofa isolate TJ Tabasco breed Duroc unplaced genomic scaffold, Sscrofa11.1 Contig958, whole genome shotgun sequence, one genomic interval encodes:
- the LOC110259175 gene encoding olfactory receptor 7E24-like yields MEPQNLTSVSDFFLLGLSEDPDLQPFLLGLFLSIYLVTMLGNLLIILAVTSDSHLHTPMYFFLSILSLADMGFISTTVPRMIVNIQTHSRVISYAGCLTQMSFVILFGCMDSTLLTVMAYDRFVAICHPLHYPVIMSPCLCCFLVWESVFVSLLDSQLHNLLVLQVACFKDVEISNFFCHPSQLLKLACFDTFTNTIIVYFVGTISGFLPISGIFFSYYKIVSSVWKVPSSAGKYKVFSTCGSHLSVVCLFYRTAIDGYLGSALSPSPKKDMETSVMYTVVTPILNPFIYSLRNRDIKRALWRILRRTT; encoded by the coding sequence atggaaccacaaaatctAACAAGTGTCTCTGACTTCTTCCTCCTGGGACTCTCAGAGGATCCAGACCTGCAGCCCTTCCTCCTTGGGCTGTTCCTGTCCATATACCTGGTCACcatgctggggaacctgctcatcatcctggctgtcacctctgactcccacctccacacccccatgtacttcttcctctccatcctgtcATTGGCTGACATGGGCTTCATCTCCACCACTGTCCCCAGGATGATTGTGAACATCCAGACTCACAGCAGAGTCATCTCCTATGCGGGCTGCCTGACGCAGATGTCTTTTGTGATCCTTTTTGGATGTATGGATAGTACTCTtctgactgtgatggcctatgaccggtttgtggccatctgtcacccactgCACTACCCAGTCATCATGAGCCCATGCCTCTGTTGCTTCTTAGTTTGGGAGTCTGTTTTTGTTAGTCTTTTGGACTCTCAGCTGCACAATTTGCTTGTCCTACAAGTTGCCTGCTTTAAGGATGTGGAAATTTCAAACTTCTTCTGTCACCCTTCTCAACTCCTCAAACTTGCCTGTTTTGACACTTTCACCAACACCATTATTGTGTATTTTGTTGGCACCATCTCTGGTTTTCTCCCTATCTCAGggatctttttctcttactataaaATTGTTTCATCAGTTTGGAAAGTCCCCTCATCAGCTGGAAAGTATAAAGTCttttccacctgtggctcccatctgtcagttgtttgcttattttatagaACAGCTATTGATGGTTACCTTGGATCAGCATTGTCGCCATCTCCCAAGAAGGATATGGAAACCTCAGTGATGTACACCGTGGTCACCCCCAtactgaaccccttcatctacagcctgaggaacagggatATCAAGAGGGCTCTATGGAGGATCCTTCGCAGAACAACTTAA
- the LOC110259176 gene encoding LOW QUALITY PROTEIN: olfactory receptor 18-like (The sequence of the model RefSeq protein was modified relative to this genomic sequence to represent the inferred CDS: deleted 1 base in 1 codon) gives TPMYFFLCNLSLTDMGFISTTVPKMIVNIQTHSRVISYAGCLTQMSIFTLFGCMDSTLLTVMAYDRFVAICHPLHYPVIMNPPLCCFLLLVSFFISLLDSQVHNWIVIQLPCFKDVEISNFFCDPSLLLKLACSDTLTNNIVMYFFGAVYGGTQVSGIIFSYTRILSSVLRVSSSGGRSKAFSTCGSHLAGVCLFYGTGLGVYLSLAVSHFPRKDAVASVLYTVVTPMLNPFIYSLRNRDIKRAMRRFLSKTT, from the exons acccccatgtacttcttcctctgcaACCTGTCCTTGACTGACATGGGCTTCATCTCTACCACTGTCCCCAAGATGATTGTGAACATACAAACTCACAGCAGAGTCATCTCCTATGCAGGCTGCTTAACTCAGATgtctatttttactctttttggaTGTATGGATAGTACTCTactgactgtgatggcctatgacaggtttgtggccatctgtcacccactgCACTACCCGGTCATCATGAACCCACCCCTATGTTGCTTCTTACTCTTGGTGTCT TTTTTCATCAGCCTTTTGGACTCCCAGGTGCACAATTGGATTGTGATACAACTTCCCTGCTTCAAGGATGTGGAAATTTCcaatttcttctgtgaccctTCTCTGCTCCTCAAGCTAGCCTGTTCTGATACTCTCACCAATAACATagtcatgtatttttttggcgCCGTTTATGGTGGTACTCAGGTCTCAGGGATCATTTTCTCTTATACTCGAATTCTTTCCTCCGTTCTGAGAGTCTCTTCATCAGGTGGGAGGTctaaagccttctccacctgtggctctcacctggcaggtgtttgcttattttatggaacaggccTTGGGGTGTATCTCAGCTTAGCTGTCTCACATTTTCCCAGGAAGGATGCAGTGGCCTCAGTGttgtacactgtggtcacccccatgctgaaccccttcatctatagcctgaggaacagagacatCAAAAGAGCCATGAGGAGGTTCCTCAGCAAAACTACCTAA
- the LOC110259178 gene encoding olfactory receptor 18-like — translation MYFFLSILSLVDMGFISTTVPKMIVNIHTHSTVISYVGCLTQMPIFIILGAVDCTLLTVMAYDMFVAICHPLHYLVIKNSHLRCNLVLVSFLVSLLESQVHNWIVIQLTCFKNVEISNFFCDPSLLHKLACSDDLTHNLIMYFLGAIFGGTPVSGIFFSYYKITSSILRIPSPGGRYKAFSTCGSHLVGVCLFYGTGLGVYFSSAVSHSPRRDSVASVLYTVVTPMLNPFIYSLQNSDIQRAMRRFLRKSV, via the coding sequence atgtacttcttcctctccatcctgtcCTTGGTTGACATGGGCTTCATCTCCACCACTGTCCCTAAGATGATTGTGAAcatccacactcacagcacagTCATCTCCTATGTGGGCTGTTTAACTCAGATgcctatttttattattctgggGGCTGTGGATTGTACACTtctgactgtgatggcctatgacatgtttgtggccatctgtcacccactgCACTACCTGGTCATCAAGAACTCACACCTCCGTTGCAACTTAGTTTTGGTGTCTTTTTTGGTTAGCCTTTTGGAGTCCCAGGTGCACAATTGGATTGTGATACAACTTACTTGCTTCAAGAATGTGgaaatttctaatttcttctgcGACCCTTCTCTACTCCACAAGCTTGCCTGTTCTGACGATCTCACCCATAACTTAATCATGTATTTTCTTGGTGCCATTTTTGGTGGGACTCCAGTCTCAGGgatatttttctcttactataaAATCACTTCTTCCATTCTGAGAATCCCCTCTCCAGGAGGGAGAtataaagccttctccacctgtggctctcacctggtaggtgtttgcttattttatggaacaggccTTGGGGTGTACTTCAGCTCAGCTGTCTCACATTCTCCCAGGAGGGATTCAGTGGCCTCAGTGTTGTATactgtggtcacccccatgctgaatcCCTTCATCTACAGTTTGCAGAACAGTGACATCCAAAGGGCCATGAGGAGGTTTCTCAGAAAGTCAGTGTAA